A window from Drosophila yakuba strain Tai18E2 chromosome 3L, Prin_Dyak_Tai18E2_2.1, whole genome shotgun sequence encodes these proteins:
- the LOC6532801 gene encoding titin, which translates to MWKTLCMLLLLTATCSAGPLSVHQKRKAPVTREEPVPAEVEMPEQTETEDESAPAEAASLGTLTLPSNATSIRSDITDNFSCANKTYGYYADVENDCQIFHVCLPVTYADGRENTFRWSFICPEETIFSQESFTCMRREDMTIDCEDSSRYYELNGNFGGAAEEESKPTPVESEEPEKEESEPEAEPVESEPEVPAEPEVQTAKPMKPVKTQKPKPNRRKPQPQRKVPVAVTAAPEVQAAPEPVAPVEVESKPMKPQRFTSRPNQERPQVKRPAIAAPPMRNELFNGIRKRPAIFNKPPTTVKPVEEVVENEPAVTEAVVQLSEPQPTLKLQTMFAEPEVIPVAVQEPEVQASEPAVTFVQPEPVAEEVVPSEMAIDTRIEDVKPIEAIEEIPAVIVESLDQTMPQEIQKAPEAQEEAKITEEAKPEEEPKQEEASKAEEEPKPEEEPKPEEEIKVEEELKPEEAAKPEVELKPQDIQAEEEPEVPAKVEEIIEAKPEVIKSEPAIMEASTSNEEPLVNLEALEAAKPADAPESMAATPEMEQHSPLVEEILDNTHDGEAQESLGGFKPVDPVMAAEAEQLITDFLNTLKQNEEKPETDLAESILPADSADMAESILPADNADVSIEEAKLPEPEVVDKTASVEEQLLEETEDKKTQKTEMMQDSAIINIMQVQHMPMDYRIPVRIIPAEIQPVPAISEASEVAKESVPEVLSESAFEKVEESAPEEAKETVPEELVDTSPEEVKQIPSAEIQESPVEEPKETAPEEIKESTPEEIKETAPESEAELVATPEQTASHDDDAQESLVTAAYMPSIEDIVELVKERLDQTPKKDQLAPMELILTPGGDEPMSLVQSNPDQLEPESQPTKEAASTAEQKEEVILPIYKRVSAAEPAMSKVQTLPVTVSKVDTDALPETESQPEVREPKMDARKRRFLFRADAS; encoded by the exons acgTTGTGCATGCTGCTTCTTTTGACGGCCACCTGCAGCGCAGGACCGCTGTCCGTCCACCAG AAACGAAAAGCGCCCGTAACGCGCGAGGAACCTGTGCCAGCTGAGGTGGAAATGCCGGAACAAACCGAAACGGAGGATGAGTCGGCTCCAGCGGAAGCAGCTTCCCTGGGCACACTCACCCTGCCCAGCAACGCCACCTCCATACGGTCGGACATCACGGATAACTTCTCGTGCGCCAACAAGACCTATGGCTACTATGCCGATGTCGAGAACGACTGCCAGATCTTCCACGTGTGCCTGCCGGTTACCTATGCTGATGGCAGGGAAAATACTTTCCGCTGGAGCTTCATCTGCCCCGAGGAGACCATCTTCAGTCAG GAATCGTTCACCTGCATGCGACGCGAGGACATGACCATTGATTGCGAGGATAGCTCCAGATACTACGAACTAAATGGCAACTTTGGTGGTGCTGCGGAGGAGGAAAGCAAGCCCACTCCCGTTGAGAGTGAGGAGCCGGAGAAGGAGGAATCGGAGCCCGAAGCCGAACCCGTTGAGTCAGAGCCAGAGGTGCCGGCGGAACCAGAAGTCCAGACAGCCAAGCCCATGAAGCCAGTCAAGACCCAAAAGCCCAAGCCCAACCGAAGGAAGCCCCAGCCGCAGCGAAAGGTTCCAGTGGCGGTTACTGCTGCACCGGAGGTGCAAGCTGCTCCCGAGCCAGTTGCACCCGTCGAAGTGGAGTCCAAGCCCATGAAGCCACAGAGGTTCACCAGCAGACCCAACCAGGAGAGGCCGCAGGTGAAAAGACCTGCAATTGCTGCTCCACCCATGCGAAATGAGCTCTTCAATGGCATCCGAAAGCGTCCAGCCATCTTCAATAAGCCACCAACTACTGTGAAACCAGTGGAGGAAGTGGTGGAGAATGAACCGGCGGTCACAGAGGCAGTGGTTCAACTCAGTGAGCCCCAACCCACACTGAAACTGCAGACCATGTTTGCGGAACCGGAAGTTATTCCTGTGGCAGTCCAGGAGCCAGAAGTTCAGGCTTCCGAGCCAGCTGTGACTTTCGTTCAGCCAGAGCCCGTTGCTGAAGAAGTCGTACCTTCGGAGATGGCGATTGATACCAGGATCGAGGATGTCAAGCCCATTGAAGCCATCGAGGAAATTCCGGCAGTCATAGTGGAAAGTCTAGATCAAACAATGCCCCAGGAAATTCAGAAAGCACCCGAAGCCCAGGAGGAAGCTAAGATAACTGAAGAGGCCAAGCCAGAAGAAGAACCCAAGCAGGAAGAAGCTTCCAAGGCAGAAGAAGAACCCAAGCCAGAAGAAGAGCCCAAGCCAGAAGAAGAAATTAAAGTGGAAGAAGAGCTCAAGCCAGAAGAAGCAGCTAAGCCTGAGGTTGAGCTCAAACCCCAGGATATCCAAGCCGAAGAAGAGCCGGAAGTGCCAGCCAAGGTGGAGGAGATCATTGAAGCTAAACCCGAGGTAATAAAATCGGAGCCAGCTATTATGGAGGCCAGCACCTCCAATGAGGAACCCTTGGTCAATCTGGAAGCTCTGGAGGCAGCTAAGCCAGCAGATGCACCCGAGAGCATGGCAGCCACCCCTGAAATGGAACAGCACAGTCCGCTTGTGGAAGAAATCCTGGACAACACTCACGATGGAGAGGCGCAGGAGTCCCTGGGAGGCTTCAAGCCAGTGGATCCCGTGATGGCCGCCGAAGCGGAACAGTTGATCACCGACTTTCTGAACACCCTGAAACAGAACGAAGAGAAACCAGAGACTGATTTGGCTGAGAGTATATTGCCAGCGGATAGTGCAGATATGGCTGAGAGTATATTGCCAGCGGATAATGCAGATGTGTCTATTGAGGAGGCCAAACTTCCGGAACCCGAGGTCGTGGACAAGACTGCCTCAGTTGAGGAGCAGTTGTTGGAGGAAACCGAAGACAAGAAGACCCAGAAGACCGAGATGATGCAGGACTCTGCGATCATCAACATTATGCAGGTGCAGCATATGCCCATGGACTACAGAATCCCAGTCCGGATAATTCCCGCGGAAATCCAGCCTGTTCCCGCCATCTCTGAGGCATCAGAGGTCGCTAAGGAAAGCGTTCCAGAGGTGCTATCCGAATCTGCTTTTGAGAAGGTCGAGGAAAGTGCTCCAGAAGAAGCTAAAGAAACCGTTCCCGAAGAACTTGTCGATACATCTCCTGAGGAAGTCAAACAAATTCCTAGTGCAGAAATCCAGGAATCCCCTGTAGAGGAGCCCAAAGAAACTGCTCCTGAAGAAATTAAGGAAAGCACTCCCGAGGAAATCAAAGAGACTGCTCCAGAGTCGGAGGCTGAGCTGGTGGCCACGCCCGAGCAGACTGCTTCCCACGACGATGACGCCCAGGAGAGTCTAGTCACGGCCGCCTACATGCCCTCCATTGAGGACATCGTGGAGCTGGTGAAGGAGCGTCTGGATCAGACGCCCAAGAAGGATCAGCTGGCTCCCATGGAGCTGATACTCACGCCCGGTGGTGATGAGCCCATGTCCTTGGTTCAGAGCAATCCAGATCAGTTGGAGCCGGAATCTCAGCCCACAAAGGAGGCGGCGTCCACTGCCGAGCAGAAAGAGGAGGTCATCCTGCCCATTTACAAGCGCGTCTCCGCCGCCGAACCCGCCATGTCCAAGGTGCAAACGCTGCCCGTAACGGTGAGCAAAGTGGATACGGATGCTCTGCCGGAAACTGAATCCCAGCCTGAAGTGCGGGAACCCAAGATGGACGCCCGCAAGCGACGTTTCCTGTTCCGCGCCGATGCCAGCTAA
- the LOC6532802 gene encoding uncharacterized protein LOC6532802, with translation MASNNSSTTDLDSQVNVEDLPITFKVKYIGSEVARGLWGIKYTRRPVDIMVGVAKNLPPNKVLPNCELKVSTDGVQLEIISPKASINHWSYPIDTISYGVQDLVYTRVFAMIVVKDESSPHPFEVHAFVCDSRAMARRLTFALAAAFQDYSRRVKEAAGEEEGDATPSDTITPTRQKFAIDLRTPEEIQAGELEQETEA, from the exons atGGCctccaacaacagcagcaccaccgATCTGGACAGCCAGGTCAATGTGGAGGATTTGCCCATTACGTTCAAG GTGAAATACATTGGCTCCGAAGTGGCACGTGGCTTGTGGGGCATTAAGTACACGCGTCGTCCGGTGGACATaatggtgggcgtggccaagaACCTGCCACCCAACAAGGTGCTGCCCAACTGCGAATTGAAGGTGTCCACCGACGGTGTGCAGCTAGAGATCATTTCGCCCAAGGCGAGCATCAATCACTGGAGCTATCCGATCGACACGATCTCGTATGGCGTTCAGGACCTGGTCTACACAAGGGTCTTTGCCATGATCGTGGTGAAGGACGAGTCAAGTCCGCATCCCTTTGAGGTACACGCCTTCGTTTGCGACAGTCGTGCGATGGCGCGCAGGTTGACCTTTGCCCTGGCCGCCGCCTTTCAGGATTACTCGCGACGGGTGAAGGAGGCGGCTGGCGAGGAGGAGGGCGATGCCACGCCCAGCGACACTATTACGCCCACGCGACAAAAGTTCGCTATTGATCTGCGAACGCCGGAGGAAATCCAGGCTGGTGAACTGGAGCAGGAAACGGAGGCGTAG
- the LOC6532803 gene encoding uncharacterized protein LOC6532803, protein MNCDSIPCSPLKTNSVVQRSLDTRLHRAQATKCLQIFGVQVVMIWILILDIWHGNPCTRKYWYSLVERIVLAVFALSALLHFGKYVWLSFSEDQVIGTESQKRLLDGIEDTPLGTMYAHTDLKSEITLKNDGWHVLFYHCGYSAKKKPPMLKQKRDEQFCDYEYITDVRKLPKINELKQKEMCRIMENYQRKLINDFFPLSAEWYNQNAKVVESHCPSQLYDCVTNLRYWISTTILHRLVKEFKHVDKTFQELGFRNLKIGESSLEMLRLLAEEEKRLVETCIPTLSTVLAFLSISANQNNLVKRIKELAKGAYMTTYQWMFVQGQHLPTDAAIVFHLFCVYMDSQLMPTPLEGGRRPFYSRYVVNRDTNHPSIEDIVSRVNNRANCAILATGNLESNPMFNFISGNEVQDCLYDRNNLFHVILQFLIYLREHRGSNLEGVSLGRNGINILNVIGHKSIIMKTSMKTNIT, encoded by the exons ATGAATTGCGATAGTATCCCGTGTTCTCCGCTGAAAACAAATTCGGTGGTCCAACGCAGCCTCGATACTCGACTTCATAGAGCACAGGCAACGAAATGCCTTCAAATATTTGGCGTTCAAGTGGTGATGATTTGGATACTCATTCTGGATATCTGGCATGGAAACCCCTGTACTCGAAAGTACTGGTATTCTCTGGTGGAACGTATTGTTTTAGCCGTGTTTGCCTTGAGTGCACTGCTGCATTTCGGAAAGTACGTATGGTTAAGTTTTAGTGAAGATCAGGTGATCGGAACAGAGAGCCAAAAGCGCCTGCTGGATGGAATAGAAG ACACCCCTTTGGGAACAATGTACGCACATACGGATCTAAAATCAGAAATCACTTTAAAGAACGATGGCTGGCACGTATTATTCTATCATTGCGGGTATTCGGCAAAAAAGAAACCGCCAATGCTGAAACAGAAAAGGGATGAACAGTTTTGTGATTATGAATACATTACTGATGTTCGGAAGTTACCCAAAATAAATGagttaaaacaaaaagagatGTGTCGAATAATGGAAAACTATCAAAGAAAACTGATTAACgatttttttccactttcgGCAGAATGGTACAATCAAAATGCAAAGGTCGTTGAATCACACTGTCCGAGTCAATTATATGATTGTGTGACCAACTTAAGGTACTGGATATCCACGACCATATTGCATAGATTGGTCAAGGAGTTTAAGCATGTGGATAAGACATTTCAAGAACTGGGGTTCAGAAATCTTAAGATCGGAGAGTCAAGTCTGGAGATGCTACGATTGTTGGCCGAAGAAGAAAAGCGCTTGGTGGAGACCTGTATTCCCACGTTGTCCACGGTTTTGGCTTTTCTAAGCATCTCTGCCAACCAAAATAACCTGGTTAAGCGCATTAAGGAGCTAGCGAAGGGCGCCTACATGACTACCTACCAATGGATGTTTGTCCAAGGGCAGCACTTGCCAACAGATGCGGCCATTGTGTTCCACCTGTTTTGCGTCTACATGGATAGCCAATTGATGCCAACTCCGCTGGAAGGTGGACGAAGGCCTTTCTACTCCCGCTATGTGGTAAACAGGGATACaaaccatccatccatcgaGGACATCGTGTCACGTGTGAACAACAGGGCCAACTGCGCCATCCTGGCCACTGGAAATCTAGAATCCAATCCCATGTTTAACTTTATCAGCGGAAATGAGGTGCAGGATTGCCTATACGACAGAAACAATCTGTTCCACGTGATCCTCCAGTTTTTGATCTATTTGCGAGAACATCGGGGCTCCAATCTGGAAGGCGTGAGTCTGGGCAGGAATGGCATCAACATTTTGAATGTTATTGGacacaaatcaattattatgAAAACTTCTATGAAAACTAATATCACTTAG
- the LOC6532804 gene encoding zinc transporter 1 has translation MAKYSGKKCRLLSMMWLTAFFFFVEIIVGYVTNSMALVADSFHMLGDIAALVISFLSVKMSPKKWSKNTFGWARAEVLGALVNAVFLVALCFSITIEACKRFIEEEPIHEPELLVIVGALGLLVNVIGLCLLYEHGGHHGHSHGGGLTRNHSRLTELANMDEGEDEQNDFAYEKQKEKPPVKKSSHGHSHDPGQMNMRGAFLHVLSDALGSIIVVISAVVVWKTEWKYRFYMDPALSIVLVVLILHSVWPLLRESALILLQTVPTHIQVDAIQKRLLEKVDGVLAVHEFHVWQLAGDRIIASAHIRCRNLSEYMKIAEKVKEFFHNEGIHSTTIQPEFSEIEGCNMSDGTSSINMSGSDCCALDCPTTDEGCVKATCCQNNNKLNQLPSPTNSPYLCRQRNAARQAGDVEAGSLLEATSSGNQGTSGGSTAGVPATAIGVTSTPKSDLV, from the exons ATGGCCAAGTACTCGGGCAAGAAATGCCGGCTGCTATCGATGATGTGGCTTACGGcgttcttcttcttcgtgGAGATCATTGTGGGCTATGTGACCAATTCGATGGCTCTGGTGGCGGATAGTTTCCACATGCTGGGCGACATCGCGGCCCTGGTCATATCATTCCTGTCTGTGAAG ATGTCACCGAAAAAGTGGTCAAAGAACACATTTGGCTGGGCAAGGGCAGAAGTCTTGGGAGCTTTGGTCAACGCCGTGTTCCTGGTGGCCCTCTGCTTCAGCATCACCATCGAGGCTTGCAAAAG ATTCATTGAGGAAGAACCGATTCACGAGCCGGAACTGCTCGTTATCGTGGGAGCCTTGGGCCTTCTGGTGAATGTGATTGGACTTTGTCTGCTTTACG AGCACGGCGGTCATCATGGACACTCACATGGCGGCGGACTCACCCGTAACCACAGCCGCCTCACTGAGTTGGCCAACATGGACGAGGGCGAGGATGAGCAGAACGACTTTGCCTACGAGAAGCAGAAGGAAAAGCCACCTGTCAAGAAATCCAGCCATGGACACAGCCACGATCCCGGCCAGATGAACATGCGCGGCGCCTTCCTGCACGTTTTGAGCGATGCCCTCGGCAGCATTATTGTTGTAATCAGTGCTGTGGTGGTGTGGAAGACGGAGTGGAAGTACCGATTCTATATGGATCCCGCTCTGTCCATCGTTCTGGTTGTCCTAATCCTCCACTCCGTGTGGCCGCTGCTGCGCGAGTCCGCTTTGATTCTGCTGCAAACGGTACCCACCCACATCCAGGTGGACGCCATTCAGAAGAGACTTCTGGAGAAAGTTGATGGCGTGCTGGCTGTGCACGAGTTCCATGTGTGGCAACTGGCCGGCGACCGCATCATCGCCTCTGCCCACATTAG GTGTCGCAACCTTTCAGAGTACATGAAGATTGCCGAAAAGGTTAAGGAGTTCTTCCACAACGAGGGCATCCACTCCACCACCATCCAGCCGGAGTTCAGCGAGATTGAAGGCTGCAACATGTCCGATGGAACCTCCAGCATCAACATGAGCGGCTCCGACTGCTGCGCGTTGGATTGTCCCACTACGGATGAAGGATGTGTCAAGGCCACGTGctgccaaaacaacaacaaattg aATCAACTGCCCTCACCCACCAACTCGCCGTATCTGTGCCGCCAGCGAAATGCCGCCCGACAAGCCGGCGATGTGGAGGCGGGTTCCCTGCTGGAGGCCACGTCCAGTGGCAATCAGGGAACCTCAGGCGGCTCCACCGCAGGAGTGCCCGCGACTGCGATAGGGGTCACGTCAACGCCGAAGAGCGATTTGGTTTGA
- the LOC6532806 gene encoding drosomycin, with protein sequence MVQIKFLFVFLAVMTIVVLAANMADADCLSGKYKGPCPVWENLMCRRICKEEGHISGHCRPSLKCWCEGC encoded by the coding sequence ATGGTGCAGATCAAATTCCTTTTCGTGTTCCTGGCTGTGATGACGATTGTTGTCCTGGCGGCCAACATGGCTGATGCCGATTGCCTTTCCGGAAAATACAAGGGTCCTTGTCCCGTCTGGGAAAATCTGATGTGCCGTCGTATCTGCAAGGAGGAGGGACACATCAGTGGCCACTGCCGTCCCAGTCTGAAGTGCTGGTGCGAAGGATGCTGA
- the LOC6532807 gene encoding drosomycin translates to MAQMKGLFAVLAVVAIVLLAADSSSAVDCLSGTFSGPCWAWDGEQCRRLCREEGHVSGHCSASLKCWCENC, encoded by the coding sequence ATGGCTCAGATGAAAGGCTTGTTCGCTGTGCTCGCTGTGGTGGCCATTGTCCTTTTGGCCGCCGACTCGTCTTCGGCCGTGGATTGCCTATCTGGAACATTCAGTGGTCCTTGCTGGGCCTGGGATGGAGAGCAGTGCCGTCGCCTCTGCAGGGAGGAAGGACATGTCAGTGGACACTGCAGTGCCAGCCTGAAGTGCTGGTGCGAAAACTGCTGA
- the LOC6532808 gene encoding drosomycin encodes MQIKFLYFFLAVMAIFILGAKEADADCLSGRYGGPCAVWDNDTCRRVCKEEGRSSGHCSPSLKCWCEGC; translated from the coding sequence ATGCAGATCAAGTTCCTGTACTTCTTCCTGGCTGTGATGGCCATCTTCATCCTGGGCGCCAAGGAAGCCGATGCCGACTGCCTCTCTGGCAGATACGGAGGACCCTGCGCCGTCTGGGACAACGACACCTGCCGTCGTGTGTGCAAGGAGGAAGGACGCTCCAGTGGCCACTGCAGTCCCAGTCTGAAGTGCTGGTGCGAGGGATGCTAA
- the LOC6532809 gene encoding phosphatidylinositol N-acetylglucosaminyltransferase subunit C isoform X1 yields the protein MVKKGQTKRQPWVKNLYSNREYPDNYTDASFLKDLRTNLHCRIYTFTEAIAGITLLNNQISCITGFLILYQLMLSDSVSPTTILVPSCGITGIGYLCYRGRSLSWALLGEDSKTLVTVVLFGYLFSPMLHTLTQAISTDTIYTMTFFVLLGNLIFGHYGLDVAMVSKAISLNAAIFGAICLASRLPTSYHAFVLLVEAAVFFVLYPIMTEANWHAGFMVPIFAICCMALYCISRPVLYLYAFTTIFINFVCPFIFVWQQQYKFNIHGPWDEAIVEENTDENLDDNL from the exons atggtaaaaaagGGTCAAACGAAACGGCAGCCATGGGTAAAGAACCTTTACTCCAACCGCGAATATCCGGACAACTACACGGATGCCAGCTTCCTGAAGGATCTGCGGACGAATCTACATTGTAGAATATACACCTTCACCGAAGCGATTGCCGGCATTACATTACTCAATAATCAGATATCCTGCATCACCGGCTTCCTGATACTCTACCAACTTATGCTCAGCGACAGCGTGTCGCCCACCACGATCCTGGTGCCCAGTTGCGGGATCACGGGCATCGGATACCTGTGCTACCGAGGAAGGAGTCTCAGCTGGGCCCTGCTCGGCGAGGACTCCAAAACCCTTGTCACGGTGGTCCTCTTTGGCTACCTGTTCTCTCCGATGCTGCACACCCTAACGCAGGCCATCAGCACGGACACCATATACACGATGACCTTCTTTGTCCTTTTGGGCAACCTGATATTTGGGCACTATGGATTGGATGTGGCCATGGTTTCTAAG GCCATCTCCCTGAATGCCgccatatttggagccattTGTCTGGCCTCCCGCCTGCCAACTTCGTATCACGCCTTTGTGCTCCTCGTTGAGGCCGCCGTCTTCTTCGTCCTGTATCCCATAATGACGGAAGCGAATTGGCATGCTGGATTCATGGTGCCTATATTTGCAATATGCTGTATGGCGCTGTACTGTATATCGCGTCCGGTACTCTATCTGTACGCCTTCACCACCATTTTCATCAACTTTGTCTGCCCGTTCATATTCGtgtggcagcagcagtacAAGTTCAACATCCACGGACCCTGGGATGAGGCCATCGTGGAGGAGAACACCGATGAGAATCTGGATGATAACTTATAG
- the LOC6532809 gene encoding phosphatidylinositol N-acetylglucosaminyltransferase subunit C isoform X2: MVKKGQTKRQPWVKNLYSNREYPDNYTDASFLKDLRTNLHCRIYTFTEAIAGITLLNNQISCITGFLILYQLMLSDSVSPTTILVPSCGITGIGYLCYRGRSLSWALLGEDSKTLVTVVLFGYLFSPMLHTLTQAISTDTIYTMTFFVLLGNLIFGHYGLDVAMVSKRRPSP; this comes from the exons atggtaaaaaagGGTCAAACGAAACGGCAGCCATGGGTAAAGAACCTTTACTCCAACCGCGAATATCCGGACAACTACACGGATGCCAGCTTCCTGAAGGATCTGCGGACGAATCTACATTGTAGAATATACACCTTCACCGAAGCGATTGCCGGCATTACATTACTCAATAATCAGATATCCTGCATCACCGGCTTCCTGATACTCTACCAACTTATGCTCAGCGACAGCGTGTCGCCCACCACGATCCTGGTGCCCAGTTGCGGGATCACGGGCATCGGATACCTGTGCTACCGAGGAAGGAGTCTCAGCTGGGCCCTGCTCGGCGAGGACTCCAAAACCCTTGTCACGGTGGTCCTCTTTGGCTACCTGTTCTCTCCGATGCTGCACACCCTAACGCAGGCCATCAGCACGGACACCATATACACGATGACCTTCTTTGTCCTTTTGGGCAACCTGATATTTGGGCACTATGGATTGGATGTGGCCATGGTTTCTAAG CGCAGGCCATCTCCCTGA
- the LOC6532810 gene encoding dolichol-phosphate mannose synthase subunit 2: protein MASNAQLGKIILIAAIAVFFYYFFWVAVLPFMLIDEGNPIRQFFPPLKYAFIVPTVFGVIFIGGIAAFSFYHIWSLRVKRD from the exons ATGGCTTCGAATGCGCAACTCGGGAAAATCATTTTGATAGCCGCAATCGCCGTGTTCTTCTACTACTTCTTTTGGGTGGCCGTCCTCCCGTTTATGCTCATCGATGAAG GCAATCCCATTCGGCAGTTCTTTCCACCGCTGAAGTACGCTTTCATAGTGCCCACCGTGTTCGGGGTGATCTTCATCGGCGGCATCGCCGCGTTCTCCTTTTACCACATCTGGAGCCTGAGAGTGAAACGCGATTAG
- the LOC6532811 gene encoding uncharacterized protein LOC6532811, with product MPQWLVIGISGVTCGGKTTLAHSLHDYFKGLSGAPLWNSPYTIGEVRLISQDDYFLPVEDKRHQRNEALNAINFELITSLDMAKMLNDIAQIIKGRHVAPEPPEQLVTYANFEHYALQFQQQYQYNANYYKQANGGVYQYAPQQHPRHHHHHQQHHHQQQIQQQQQHIMRINAQIAAQLRDKKINFLLVEGFMIFNQPELLALCNLKYHFHLPYEKCFERRSKRTYDPPDVTGYFELCVWPHYEKNFSEYRDCKDITFLNGEIAKEKIFKFVLQRIVHYFEERCEVPAPVPVVCPPQQKRFGMLYMGPSNNNVMPTACPMEQ from the coding sequence ATGCCGCAGTGGCTGGTCATTGGAATCTCGGGCGTCACCTGTGGTGGCAAGACAACGCTAGCCCACAGCCTGCACGACTATTTCAAAGGTCTGAGTGGAGCTCCGCTGTGGAACTCTCCGTACACCATTGGCGAGGTGCGTCTGATCTCGCAGGATGACTACTTTCTGCCCGTGGAGGACAAGCGTCATCAGCGGAATGAGGCGCTCAACGCCATCAACTTCGAGCTCATCACCTCGCTGGACATGGCCAAGATGCTGAACGACATAGCGCAAATTATCAAGGGGCGCCATGTGGCCCCCGAGCCACCGGAGCAGCTTGTAACCTATGCCAACTTTGAGCACTACGCCCTGCAGTTCCAGCAGCAGTACCAGTACAATGCGAACTACTACAAACAGGCCAATGGTGGTGTCTATCAATATGCACCACAGCAGCACCCGAggcatcatcaccatcaccagcagcaccaccatcaaCAGCaaatccagcagcagcaacagcacatAATGCGCATCAATGCCCAGATTGCCGCCCAGCTGAGGGACAAGAAGATAAACTTCCTACTGGTCGAGGGTTTCATGATCTTCAACCAGCCGGAGCTGCTGGCCCTGTGCAACCTCAAGTACCACTTCCATCTGCCCTATGAGAAGTGCTTCGAGCGACGCAGTAAGCGCACCTACGATCCACCCGATGTCACGGGTTACTTTGAGCTCTGTGTGTGGCCGCATTACGAAAAGAACTTTAGCGAGTATCGCGACTGCAAGGACATCACATTCCTCAATGGCGAGATCGCCAAAGAGAAGATCTTCAAGTTCGTCCTCCAGCGCATTGTCCACTATTTCGAGGAGCGCTGCGAGGTCCCAGCTCCTGTTCCCGTCGTCTGTCCGCCGCAGCAGAAGCGTTTCGGCATGCTCTACATGGGTCCGAGCAATAACAACGTCATGCCGACAGCGTGTCCCATGGAGCAATAG